One Leptospira levettii genomic window carries:
- a CDS encoding ABC transporter permease subunit → MLLNSIRILFFGTIVWGILSLPVPSYVDLTNNNLPFFSDGFLFGTDRLGRNNLALFCYGSMSTILIVVPARLLTILFSFLVSTLTLIFPKRSDFFLSGFVSVSLAIPSLLSALIVISILPNNPVSIMIAILVSDWAVVYESLTAKIREIQTSPYIAASLCFGAKPFHLIFLHYLPALRSMFQFLFFSGLPTVVMTTALFSYLGIQTSVGDTGPGLGEQISFSKDYFDKSPFSVLLPIIAILTLVYSLGSRNQKHET, encoded by the coding sequence GGAACAATAGTTTGGGGGATATTAAGTTTACCGGTTCCTTCTTATGTTGATCTAACCAATAATAATTTGCCTTTCTTTTCAGATGGTTTTTTGTTTGGAACCGATCGATTGGGGAGGAATAATTTAGCTTTGTTTTGTTATGGATCGATGTCAACAATACTCATCGTTGTTCCGGCAAGATTACTCACGATATTATTTTCTTTTTTGGTCTCAACATTAACTTTGATTTTTCCAAAACGATCTGATTTTTTTCTTTCGGGTTTTGTTTCTGTTTCACTTGCGATTCCTTCCTTATTGTCTGCATTAATCGTGATCAGTATTCTTCCAAACAATCCAGTGTCGATTATGATCGCAATTTTAGTATCTGATTGGGCAGTGGTTTACGAATCACTAACTGCGAAAATCAGAGAGATTCAAACGAGTCCATATATTGCGGCATCTCTCTGTTTTGGTGCAAAACCTTTTCATCTGATTTTTCTACATTATCTTCCTGCGCTTCGGAGTATGTTTCAGTTTTTATTCTTTTCTGGATTACCTACAGTTGTCATGACGACAGCTCTATTTTCTTATTTGGGAATCCAAACTTCGGTAGGTGACACGGGGCCAGGATTGGGGGAACAAATCTCATTTTCAAAAGATTATTTCGATAAGTCTCCATTTTCCGTTTTGCTTCCCATCATCGCTATTTTAACTTTGGTTTATTCATTGGGGTCCCGCAATCAAAAACATGAAACATAA
- a CDS encoding PEGA domain-containing protein: MKHKISAALLIMGLLGNTLPLFSIDEYYNFPSQSYKGAVTFESSRNLCIFPFIAIKEDASKEYLMKGIPSVLLSELRNLENKLVEYPRKNIIYHSFGENPVLTLQEKIDSESPNVKRKKKEISDEKDLEDVRIGKKQVSPEKDPRYIKIAIKQMWDKKPLRVDEVYGTASKYGCDYLLFGSYEVIENSLRTKVYLFDDYEGKTIPFEHQTSVIRAYQEMGPLGESIKEKLQGKETTSFSLTANGEEGALVYLDGIYLGKTPLAEKKFPIGRRSLFLFKEGFHPYKSEVILEKGKKFEVDVKLSLKLSSSYISVTSNVESDVYLGIQYLGKTPIQRLSIPAGMNRLRLSKEGYVDAFRSIDAIENEETSLDVQMREGQSDVYYKNKQNVFLDHTYKDFTTYSLYGALLFYASYAYLNYASRQAYSGARSQVTLTNAIAIRSFYENNPNEFFFWYSTQNQVIDNAESKAKNLKRIAGTLPTENRRDRQLVAGPMVILMGLMLVSAATFYYLGLDKETIEIGYLPINPAYANHGQSAMEGYSYMQFHLRY; the protein is encoded by the coding sequence ATGAAACATAAAATTTCTGCTGCATTGCTCATTATGGGACTACTTGGAAATACTCTCCCATTATTTTCCATTGATGAGTATTATAATTTTCCTAGTCAATCTTACAAAGGTGCAGTTACTTTTGAATCTAGTAGAAATCTTTGTATTTTCCCTTTTATTGCAATTAAGGAAGATGCGAGTAAAGAATATCTAATGAAAGGAATTCCTTCCGTTTTACTTTCTGAACTTAGAAATTTAGAAAATAAACTTGTAGAATATCCTAGAAAGAATATCATTTATCATTCTTTTGGTGAAAATCCTGTGTTGACCTTACAAGAAAAAATTGATTCAGAGTCTCCAAATGTAAAAAGAAAAAAGAAAGAGATAAGCGACGAAAAAGACTTAGAAGATGTAAGAATCGGGAAAAAACAAGTTTCTCCTGAAAAAGATCCCCGGTATATCAAGATTGCGATCAAACAGATGTGGGATAAAAAGCCATTGCGTGTTGATGAGGTATATGGAACTGCATCTAAATATGGTTGTGATTACCTTCTTTTTGGCTCGTACGAAGTGATTGAGAATTCACTTCGTACGAAAGTTTATTTGTTCGATGATTATGAAGGGAAAACAATTCCTTTTGAGCACCAAACGTCCGTAATCCGGGCATACCAAGAAATGGGTCCACTTGGTGAATCCATAAAAGAAAAATTGCAAGGAAAAGAGACAACTTCGTTCAGTTTGACTGCAAACGGAGAAGAGGGTGCCTTAGTCTATTTAGATGGAATTTATTTAGGAAAAACTCCACTTGCCGAGAAAAAGTTTCCAATTGGGAGACGATCATTATTTCTTTTTAAAGAAGGATTTCATCCTTATAAGTCGGAAGTCATTCTTGAAAAAGGGAAAAAATTCGAAGTCGATGTTAAACTTTCTTTAAAGTTGAGTAGTTCTTATATTTCAGTCACTTCCAATGTTGAATCAGATGTTTACTTAGGGATTCAATACTTGGGAAAAACACCGATACAGCGGTTGTCCATACCAGCAGGTATGAACCGACTCCGATTATCAAAAGAAGGATATGTCGATGCTTTTCGTTCTATTGATGCAATCGAAAACGAAGAAACTTCTTTGGATGTTCAAATGCGCGAAGGTCAGTCTGACGTATATTATAAGAATAAACAAAATGTATTTCTCGATCATACCTATAAAGATTTTACGACTTATTCTCTGTATGGTGCGTTATTATTTTATGCAAGTTATGCATATTTAAATTATGCATCTAGGCAAGCTTATTCGGGAGCACGATCTCAAGTAACTTTGACAAATGCGATTGCGATTAGATCCTTTTATGAAAATAATCCAAATGAATTCTTTTTTTGGTATTCCACACAAAATCAAGTGATCGATAATGCAGAATCAAAAGCAAAAAATTTAAAACGTATTGCAGGAACTTTGCCAACAGAAAATCGAAGGGATAGGCAATTGGTAGCTGGACCAATGGTGATTTTAATGGGTCTTATGCTTGTCTCTGCTGCTACCTTTTACTATTTAGGATTAGATAAGGAAACAATCGAAATTGGATATTTGCCAATCAACCCAGCATATGCTAACCATGGTCAGTCGGCAATGGAAGGTTATAGTTACATGCAATTCCATCTTCGTTATTAA